In the genome of Sciurus carolinensis chromosome 3, mSciCar1.2, whole genome shotgun sequence, one region contains:
- the Cfap65 gene encoding cilia- and flagella-associated protein 65 isoform X6, which translates to MRPRDNGDYTMNSGGSCLSTITMAVPTINGSSIPMSACSSSSSAQPTSPIDTQVCIPKKHNKAKKRVIWGIEVVEELQWKGWELGKETTKNLVLKNLSLKTQRMKYRPLKTKFFFTVIPQPIFLSPGITLMLPIVFRPLEEKEYMDQLWFEKEEGIFCVELRATLPCHKLVCPPSLKLPMCAIGDMVEAWFCLDNVGDLPTFFTWECPSSFQILPTTGLLEPGLACRIKVTFQPLIAVIHEVEATCWYGEGSKQKSSIQLQAVAKCTQLVVSIRHKRPEDQDTEGLQKVLHFGCVAVGCTAERQIKLYNPTMVNAPFRIEIASDILVKDQAFSCSKGHGTVPPGGKKYVSVFFHPETLDIRTMDYISIMSSGCASQTVLKVIGFCIGPAVSLQHYCVNFNWVNLGEHSEQTLWMENKSDSTAHFQFAIDCQESVFSIKPAFGTLVGRARMTLHCAFQPTHPIICFRRVACLIHHQDPLFLDLIGTCHSDNTKPVILKPQHLTWYRTHLARGLTLYPPDILGMMLKERKLEQDRNGALTMPFEDLEDMPALQYPYIPPMTEFFFDGTSDLAIFPPPVTIEPTEVDFGGCPGPESPNPLPLCLMNHTKGKITVVWTRRDGCPFWVTPDTCDVPPLKSVALRLHFQPPKPNSLCAVELEAFAAYKVLWSYSNIEEDCTVCPSWCLTVKVRGHSYFAALEHHVPQYSLDVPKLFPAVSSGEPSFRSLLLVNKGPMLLTFNLAPKSSSDITLRPASGLVAPGAHQIFLISTYPKGTSWKQHIFYLQFNFYPQYLKEVSMQSREEPLQLKLDTCRSIFFKPTWVGCSSTSSFTFRNPSRLPLEFEWRVSQQHQKTLAVQPARGLIQPSESLMLTWIFSPLEETKYLFRVGIWVWEAGLPPNTKPPAITHYMIRLVGMGITSSLSLCS; encoded by the exons ATGAGGCCTAGAGACAACGGAGATTACACTATGAATTCTGGTGGATCGTGCCTGAGTACCATCACAATGGCTGTCCCCACCATCAATGGCAGCAGTATACCCATGAGtgcctgcagcagcagcagcagtgcaCAG CCCACCAGCCCCATAGATACTCAAGTGTGCATCCCAAAGAAGCATAACAAAGCGAAGAAGAGGGTCATCTGGGGCATTGAAGTGGTCGAGGAGCTGCAGTGGAAAGGCTGGGAGTTGGGGAAGGAGACCACGAAGAACCTGGTTCTGAAAAATCTCTCCTTGAAAACCCAGAGGATGAAGTACAG GCCTCTCAAGACCAAGTTCTTCTTCACAGTCATCCCTCAGCCCATCTTCCTGAGCCCAGGCATAACTCTCATGCTACCCATTGTCTTCCGGCCTCTAGAGGAG AAAGAGTACATGGACCAGCTGTGGtttgagaaagaagaagggaTATTCTGTGTGGAACTGAGGGCCACCCTGCCTTGCCACAAATTAGTCTGCCCCCCATCCCTGAAGCTGCCCATGTGTGCCATCGGGGACATGGTTGAGGCCTGGTTCTGCCTGGACAATGTGGG GGACCTGCCCACCTTCTTCACCTGGGAGTGCCCCAGCTCATTCCAGATCCTCCCCACTACGGGGTTACTGGAGCCAGGCCTGGCCTGTAGGATCAAAGTGACCTTTCAGCCCCTCATAGCTGTCATCCATGAAGTGGAGGCCACGTGCTGGTATGGGGAAGGCAGCAAGCAGAAGAGCAGCATCCAGCTGCAGGCTGTAG CCAAATGCACCCAGCTGGTGGTGAGCATAAGGCACAAGCGACCAGAGGACCAGGATACTGAGGGCTTGCAGAAGGTATTGCACTTTGGCTGTGTCGCTGTGGGCTGCACCGCTGAGAGGCAGATAAAGCTGTATAACCCAACCATG GTGAATGCCCCTTTCAGGATTGAAATAGCCTCAGACATTCTGGTCAAAGACCAAGCCTTCTCATGCTCCAAGGGCCATGGCACCGTGCCCCCAGGAGGAAAGAAATATGTGTCAGTCTTCTTCCACCCTGAGACTTTGGACATCAGAACTATGGATTACATTTCCATCATGTCTTCCGGCTGTGCCTCCCAAACTGTGCTCAAAGTCATTGGTTTCTGTATAG GTCCTGCTGTGTCCCTGCAGCACTACTGTGTCAACTTCAACTGGGTCAACCTTGGGGAGCACTCAGAGCAGACACTGTGGATGGAGAACAAGTCAGATAGCACAGCACACTTCCAGTTTGCTATCGACTGCCAGGAGAGCGTCTTCAGCATCAAACCTGCCTTCGGGACCCTGGTGGGCAGGGCCCGCATGACCCTGCACTGTGCCTTCCAGCCTACTCACCCCATCATCTGCTTTAGGCGCGTGGCCTGCCTCATCCACCACCAG GACCCACTGTTCCTGGACCTGATAGGAACCTGCCACTCAGACAACACCAAGCCGGTCATCCTGAAGCCTCAGCACCTCACCTGGTACCGCACGCACCTGGCTCGGGGTCTGACGCTGTACCCTCCTGACATCCTGGGCATGATGCTGAAGGAGAGGAAGCTGGAGCAAGATAGGAATGGGGCCCTCACGATGCCCTTTGAG GACCTTGAGGATATGCCAGCCTTGCAGTACCCCTATATTCCCCCCATGACtgagttcttctttgatggtACCAGCGACTTGGCCATCTTCCCCCCGCCGGTCACTATAGAGCCCACTGAGGTGGACTTTGGTGGCTGCCCTGGGCCTGAGTCCCCTAACCCTCTCCCTCTGTGCCTGATGAACCACACCAAGGGCAAGATCACAGTGGTCTGGACACGCAGAGATGGCTGTCCCTTCTGGGTGACCCCGGACACCTGCGATGTGCCCCCACTCAAGTCTGTAGCCTTGCGTCTGCACTTCCAGCCACCCAAACCCAACAGCCTCTGTGCCGTGGAGCTTGAAGCTTTCGCTGCCTACAAG GTCCTGTGGAGCTACAGCAACATCGAGGAGGACTGCACTGTGTGTCCATCTTGGTGTCTGACAGTGAAGGTGCGAGGCCACAGCTATTTTGCTGCCTTGGAGCATCACGTCCCCCAGTATTCCCTGGATGTACCCAAG CTGTTTCCTGCAGTGTCCTCCGGTGAGCCCTCCTTCCGCAGCCTGCTCCTGGTCAACAAAGGCCCCATGCTGCTGACCTTCAACCTGGCCCCCAAAAGCAGCTCAGACATCACCTTGCGGCCCGCCTCAGGCCTTGTAGCCCCTGGAGCCCACCAGATCTTCCTCATCAGCACCTACCCCAAGGGCACCTCCTGGAAGCAGCACATTTTCTACCTGCAGTTCAATTTTTACCCCCAGTATCTCAAG GAGGTGAGCATGCAGAGCCGGGAGGAGCCACTGCAGTTAAAGCTGGACACCTGTAGAAGCATCTTCTTCAAGCCTACCTGGGTTGGCTGCTCCTCCACCAGTTCCTTTACCTTCCGCAACCCCTCTCGTCTGCCCCTGGAGTTTGAATGGAGGGTCTCCCAACAACACCAGAAGACACTGGCCGTCCAGCCTGCCAGGGGCCTCATCCAGCCCAGCGAGAGCCTT ATGCTGACCTGGATCTTCAGCCCTTTGGAGGAAACCAAGTATCTGTTCCGAGTGGGGATATGGGTCTGGGAAGCTGGCCTGCCCCCAAACACCAAGCCCCCAGCCATCACACACTACATGATCCGTCTGGTGGGCATGGGCATCACCAGCAGCCTCTCT